The genomic window GACTCACGGCAAAGAAGAGCATCCAACTTTATATCTTCATAAGAGTAAAAATAAGCCTTATCATATAGATTATTGTTTTGCTTCAAATGATTTTAATGAAGCTTTAGAAAGTGTTGAAGTTGGTACTTACAAAGATTGGACGTTGTATAGCGACCACAAACCTTTAATAATTAAATTCAATATATAAACCATGAACAACTGGACTCAGCGTTGGGACGACCGTTACAAAAGCGAAGATTTCGCATACGGCGAAGAACCCAACAATTACTTAAAAGAACAAATCGAAAAATTAAATTCCCGTTCAATTCTTTTTCCTGCCGAAGGCGAAGGGCGAAATGCAATTTTTGCTGCGAAATTAGGATGGAACGTTTCTGCTTTTGATATTAGTGAAGAAGGAAGAAATAAAGCCTTAAAACTTGCAGAAGCAAATGATGTTTCAATTGATTATCAAGTTGGCGAACTGGAAACTCTTGATTTCGAAGCAGAACAATTTGATGCGATTGCTTTAATTTATGCACATTTTCCGGCAGAAATTAAATCGGAAATTCATCAACAATTAGATACATTACTACGCAAAAACGGCATTATCATTTTTGAAGCTTTCAGCAAAAAACATTTGGAATATGTAACCAAAAATGAAAAAGTCGGCGGACCAAAAGACATCGAATCTCTTTTTTCAATCGAAGAAATCAAAGCCGATTTTCCAAATTACGAAATCATTGAATTGGAAGAAAAAGAAATCGAACTCAGCGAAGGTTTATTCCATAACGGAACAGGTTCTGTAATTCGATTTGTAGGAAGAAAAAAATCATAAATACGAAGTAGAGACGCATGCGGTAAAGACGCACTGCAGTGCGTCTCTACAATAAGAAACCTTAGCAACTTAGAATCTTAGCAACTTAGAACCCTAAAAATACTTATGCTCCATAATTTCAGATCTTAACTCTGAGACTTCCAAAATCCCAACACGCTTTCCTTCGGTTTTAATCAGCGATTCTTTTTTAAGACTTGATAAAATACGTATTGCCTGCTCTTCTGTTGTTCCTGCAAAATCGGCAATTTCTTTTCGCGAAAGCTCAATATCAATCAAACCATTCGTTTGTCCGAATTTGCGGTGAATATAAAGCAGTAAATCAATTACACGCTCACGAACATTCATGTGCGCAATCTTGCGGATATTGTTTTCGCTCTTGTTCAATTCTTCGGCATAAAACAACATTAAAGCATAGGTAAATTCCGGAATATGCTGTAAAATTTCGACCATAGTTTCGTTGCTGAAATTACACAAAACTGTATCTTCAAGCGCATAAGCTCCAATTAAGTATTTTTTACTTGTTCCAAATCCACGGAAACCGATGATATCGCCGTTTTTGGTTAAACGAACAATTTGTTCACGACCATTAATTCCCGTTTTTACCGTTTTAACTTTTCCCTTGCAAATAAAATAAAGCCCTTGTAAAGGCGCACCTTCCGTTATAAATCGATCAGATTTTTTACAAGTAATACTTCGTTTTTTAGAAACATAACCAGCCATCTGTTCTAAATGCAGATGTTTCTTGATAAAACAATTTTCATTGACGCAGGAATAACAAATGGTTTGCTCTTCTTTCATGAGTTCTAATTTTTAGCAGTTAAAAACTAATTTGTTGTTCCTCATTTATTTCCATCAAAAGTAAAAAAATAAATCTAAAAAATACGTATTAATACGTAAAAATACTTATTTTTGCATAAGTACTTTTGTAAAGTCAGACTA from Flavobacterium sp. KACC 22763 includes these protein-coding regions:
- a CDS encoding class I SAM-dependent methyltransferase, with the translated sequence MNNWTQRWDDRYKSEDFAYGEEPNNYLKEQIEKLNSRSILFPAEGEGRNAIFAAKLGWNVSAFDISEEGRNKALKLAEANDVSIDYQVGELETLDFEAEQFDAIALIYAHFPAEIKSEIHQQLDTLLRKNGIIIFEAFSKKHLEYVTKNEKVGGPKDIESLFSIEEIKADFPNYEIIELEEKEIELSEGLFHNGTGSVIRFVGRKKS
- a CDS encoding Crp/Fnr family transcriptional regulator → MKEEQTICYSCVNENCFIKKHLHLEQMAGYVSKKRSITCKKSDRFITEGAPLQGLYFICKGKVKTVKTGINGREQIVRLTKNGDIIGFRGFGTSKKYLIGAYALEDTVLCNFSNETMVEILQHIPEFTYALMLFYAEELNKSENNIRKIAHMNVRERVIDLLLYIHRKFGQTNGLIDIELSRKEIADFAGTTEEQAIRILSSLKKESLIKTEGKRVGILEVSELRSEIMEHKYF